The Anopheles coluzzii chromosome 2, AcolN3, whole genome shotgun sequence genome window below encodes:
- the LOC120947529 gene encoding complement component 1 Q subcomponent-binding protein, mitochondrial yields MIRNVRFLRWAVGKSFTSGKSTTTVAPCSQWNAGIIAQPSSGIATCNIKPLSAMSSGMSAKHAAGFSIASRQIHTKGERELVEFLAEEIVAEKKASPSATIPTSLNGFAITCNKADVELTKSSEREKITISFNVNHTVDMEGEEAEATENKPEFSAMKSRPQFEVDIVRGGTTLSFTCSYLPGEAQEGEYNDVFSIDEVTIYQGEWSDKVYAVAGDVLDGYLYDLLMNFLEEKGVSNEFAEKMSDFASAYEHAKYVELLEAISKFTVEKK; encoded by the exons ATGATTCGCAACGTTCGCTTCCTGCGTTGGGCTGTTGGTAAAAGTTTCACCAGCGGTAAGTCTACCACGACCGTGGCACCATGCTCCCAGTGGAACGCCGGTATCATTGCACAACCCAGCAGCGGAATTGCAACATGCAATATCAAACCGCTGTCGGCGATGTCTTCGGGCATGAGCGCTAAACATGCTGCCGGCTTCTCTATCGCTAGCCGACAAATCCATACCAAAG GCGAGCGTGAGCTAGTCGAGTTTCTGGCGGAGGAAATCGTGGCAGAGAAGAAGGCCAGCCCCAGCGCAACCATTCCGACGTCCCTGAATGGATTCGCCATCACATGCAACAAGGCCGATGTGGAGCTGACGAAATCGTCCGAACGTGAAAA GATCACGATTTCGTTCAACGTTAACCACACGGTAGACATGGAGGGCGAAGAGGCCGAAGCCACGGAAAACAAGCCGGAGTTTTCTGCTATGAAGAGTCGCCCCCAGTTCGAGGTTGACATTGTGCGCGGTGGAACGACGCTGTCATTCACCTGCTCCTATCTGCCCGGCGAAGCGCAGGAAGGAGAGTACA ATGATGTGTTCAGCATTGACGAAGTTACCATCTACCAGGGTGAATGGAGTGACAAAGTTTACGCAGTCGCTGGCGACGTTCTTGATGGG TACCTGTATGATCTGTTGATGAATTTCCTCGAGGAGAAGGGTGTCAGCAACGAGTTCGCAGAGAAAATGTCCGACTTTGCCAGTGCGTACGAACACGCCAAGTACGTCGAACTGCTGGAAGCTATCTCGAAGTTTACCGTTGAGAAGAAGTAA
- the LOC120947530 gene encoding TP53-regulated inhibitor of apoptosis 1-like, whose product MNSIGENCTQLKKDYDNCFNNWFSDRFLKGDTDDSLCAPLFKVYQQCVKEAMKQHQIEFKEIENDYLGTKDEEQKPPPKGS is encoded by the exons ATGAACAGCATCGGTGAAAACTGTACGCAGCTCAAGAAGGATTACGACAACTGCTTCAACAACTGGTTTTCCGATCGATTTCTCAAAGGCGATACGGACGATTCGCTGTGTGCTCCACTGTTCAAAGTTTATCAGCAGTGCGTAAAG GAAGCCATGAAGCAGCACCAAATCGAATTTAAGGAAATCGAAAACGATTATCTCGGCACAAAGGACGAGGAGCAGAAGCCACCACCGAAGGGCAGTTGA
- the LOC120947532 gene encoding putative ammonium transporter 2 → MANGTTMGSPGAASTTPSPGAFQSLARNNSYVIPGLYDLNVEDTNWVLTSSFIIFTMQTGFGMLESGCVSVKNEVNIMMKNIIDIVLGGFTYWLFGYAMAFGRGELNNPFVALGDFLIDPGVSDPLFGPIFAAFLFQLSFSTTATTIVSGAMAERCNFKAYCIFSFFNTIVYCIPAGWVWGEHGFLKNLGVVDIAGSGPVHLIGGASAFASAAILGPRLGRYAKGTDPLPLGNPVNACMGLFVLWWGWLAFNSGSTYGVSGAKWAYAARAAVMTMMGSFGGGSFSIIYSMINNDGRMDVVDLINGILASLVSVTAGCYLYHAWEAILIGAIGSALCCFGMPLFDRMGVDDPVGASSVHGIAGIWGVLAVGFFADNPLRMDTTSGRSGLFKGGGWYMLGVQSLSALCLACWGVCSTFVLLWLINKVVPIRMDPNEELLGADLMEHRIRHTQIGISRALSALAPIQLDLDDVIDAPPIGRNPGHERCVDEIEAASQKLHQWRQAMDKFADRPAREKTEPASGASSRRRSKSFLSKSHRNGKDNAAFERGGITTVKMSGREGKETHQLSVIGSEQSYQVGSTDRNADRNFAWID, encoded by the exons ATGGCCAACGGCACAACGATGGGGTCGCCGGGAGCGGCATCAACCACACCGAGCCCCGGTGCATTCCAATCGTTGGCGCGCAACAACAGCTACGTCATACCGGGACTGTACGATCTGAACGTGGAGGACACAAATTGGGTCCTGACGTCGTCGTTCATCATCTTCACCATGCAGACCGGGTTCGGGATGCTCGAGTCCGGTTGCGTATCGGTGAAGAACGAGGTCAACATCATGATGAAGAACATCATCGACATTGTGCTGGGCGGATTCACGTACTGGCTGTTCGGGTACGCGATGGCGTTCGGGCGAGGCGAGCTGAACAATCCGTTCGTGGCACTCGGAGACTTTCTCATCGATCCGGGCGTAAGCGATCCACTGTTCGGGCCGATCTTTGCCGCGTTCCTGTTCCAGCTGTCGTTCTCGACGACGGCGACCACGATCGTTAGCGGCGCTATGGCGGAAAG ATGCAACTTCAAAGCCTACTGCATCTTCTCGTTCTTCAACACGATCGTCTACTGCATACCGGCCGGTTGGGTGTGGGGCGAGCATGGCTTCCTCAAGAACCTCGGCGTGGTCGATATAGCGGGCAGCGGTCCAGTTCATCTCATCGGTGGTGCTTCGGCATTCGCATCGGCCGCCATTCTCGGACCAAGGCTGGGCCGCTACGCCAAGGGTACGGATCCGTTGCCGCTCGGCAATCCGGTCAACGCGTGCATGGGCCTGTTTGTGCTGTGGTGGGGCTGGCTAGCATTCAATTCCGGCAGCACGTACGGAGTCAGTGGTGCCAAATGGGCGTATGCAGCACGGGCCGCCGTCATGACGATGATGGGCTCGTTTGGCGGTGGAAGTTTCAGCATCAT CTATTCGATGATAAACAACGACGGCCGCATGGATGTGGTGGATCTGATAAACGGCATACTGGCGTCGCTTGTGTCGGTAACGGCCGGTTGCTATCTTTATCACGCCTGGGAAGCGATCCTGATCGGTGCGATCGGTTCGGCACTGTGCTGCTTCGGAATGCCGCTGTTCGATCGGATGGGCGTGGATGATCCGGTCGGTGCTAGTTCCGTGCATGGAATCGCAGGCATTTGGG GTGTGCTAGCGGTCGGATTCTTTGCCGACAATCCACTACGCATGGATACGACGAGCGGACGATCGGGACTCTTCAAGGGGGGCGGTTGGTATATGCTAGGCGTCCAATCACTTTCCGCACTGTGTCTGGCGTGCTGGGGCGTTTGCTCCACGTTTGTGCTGCTGTGGCTGATCAACAAGGTCGTCCCCATCCGGATGGACCCGAACGAGGAGTTGCTCGGGGCGGATCTAATGGAGCACCGGATTCGACACACGCAGATCGGAATCTCACGAGCGCTGTCCGCGCTGGCCCCCATTCAGCTCGATCTGGACGATGTGATCGATGCACCGCCGATCGGGCGCAATCCCGGGCATGAACGATGTGTGGACGAAATTGAAGCCGCCAGTCAGAAGCTGCACCAGTGGCGTCAGGCGATGGATAAGTTTGCCGATCGGCCAGCAAGGGAAAAGACCGAACCGGCAAGTGGCGCCAGTTCGCGACGGCGCTCCAAGAGCTTTTTGAGCAAGTCGCACAGGAACGGGAAGGATAATGCTGCGTTCGAACGTGGGGGAATTACCACGGTCAAGATGAGTGGCCGGGAAGGTAAGGAGACACACCAACTTTCCGTGATTGGTAGCGAGCAAAGCTACCAGGTTGGCAGTACCGATCGGAACGCTGATCGCAACTTTGCGTGGATTGATTAA
- the LOC125906566 gene encoding zinc finger protein 771-like, with protein sequence MNSIMSRGRCVACHIEEPGMIAIYQHPRGVDRLWTYVTGIIVKSKDELCIPCYDELRIAHRFKEKCIHNNINRLGLGGLPRISASHTLQQTTPTSDDSISAPLMTSEPPVAGRMGESSHAAAEECLQITPGNDVSSTGRLDIVIKSERLPEEQEEPLQEAVAEEQPDDSVSLLNDSTAARTDCSGQEASPALEVVKMELELSLDDIGLRAESLSVDSFNDETEEGKDDVNSKTEHVDSPAESGSVLKCVQCGQLFHTRAALKQHQQLDHKKLRRDNTNAVKFRRVLSGKINALMCRYCYREFNEPEAKALHEKTHLTDPKPFQCSYDDCNRLFQNRSALNRHFYTHVIPKRFKCSVCPKRFHQQSSMVVHERLHRGDKPHICPQCGKGFTHVSNVKRHIRFHNGEKPYQCGKCPARFTTSTDLRRHMNSRRCMMMWALKAAK encoded by the exons ATGAATTCCATCATGAGTCGGGGTCGGTGTGTCGCTTGCCATATCGAGGAACCGGGCATGATAGCGATCTACCAGCATCCCCGGGGTGTCGATCGGCTTTGGACATACGTGACCGGAATCATC GTAAAATCCAAAGACGAGCTGTGCATACCGTGCTACGACGAGCTGCGGATAGCACACCGGTTTAAGGAGAAGTGTATCCACAACAACATTAACCGTCTGGGCCTGGGGGGCCTACCGCGAATCTCCGCATCCCACACGTTGCAACAGACCACTCCGACCAGTGATGATTCGATTAGTGCTCCTCTTATGACGTCAGAACCGCCGGTGGCTGGGCGAATGGGCGAAAGCAGTCACGCTGCCGCCGAAGAGTGTCTGCAAATAACGCCCGGAAATGACGTGTCCAGCACCGGACGGCTAGATATTGTGATCAAATCGGAAAGGCTTCCGGAAGAACAGGAAGAACCGTTACAGGAGGCGGTAGCGGAAGAACAGCCCGATGATTCCGTTTCACTACTAAACGACAGTACAGCTGCCAGAACGGACTGCAGCGGCCAAGAAGCATCGCCAGCACTGGAGGTGGTTAAGATGGAGCTGGAGCTTTCGCTTGACGATATAGGACTGCGGGCCGAATCACTCTCAGTGGACAGCTTCAACGATGAAACGGAGGAAGGGAAAGATGACGTTAACAGTAAGACGGAGCACGTCGACTCTCCAGCCGAATCCGGATCGGTACTGAAGTGTGTTCAGTGCGGACAGCTGTTCCATACCCGGGCGGCACTcaaacagcaccagcagctcgACCACAAGAAGCTGCGCCGGGACAACACGAATGCCGTCAAATTTCGGCGCGTGCTTTCGGGCAAGATCAATGCACTCATGTGCCGGTACTGCTATCGCGAATTTAACGAACCGGAAGCGAAGGCCTTGCACGAGAAAACGCACCTCACCGATCCGAAACCATTCCAGTGTTCCTATGACGATTGCAATCGGCTGTTCCAGAACCGGTCCGCGCTGAATCGGCACTTTTACACGCACGTCATCCCGAAGCGGTTCAAGTGCAGCGTGTGCCCGAAACGGTTCCACCAGCAAAGCTCGATGGTGGTGCACGAACGGTTGCACCGCGGCGACAAGCCCCACATTTGTCCGCAGTGCGGCAAGGGCTTTACGCACGTTTCCAACGTGAAGCGTCACATCCGGTTTCACAACGGTGAAAAACCGTACCAGTGTGGCAAGTGTCCGGCACGGTTCACTACCAGCACCGATCTACGGCGGCACATGAACAGCAGGCGGTGCATGATGATGTGGGCGCTCAAGGCGGCCAAGTAG
- the LOC125906568 gene encoding uncharacterized protein LOC125906568: MNQQSILINSEQKSYEMFAEPVHFPLVIGNETFIITWQDQRNIIDRRNWFLSRPPNSTPTGIECPMGGDQTAMINYQSLLAQILHELRGNDAAFVSNLPPGQNMDARQCKPFCFHYEKKTDTEDLPYYQNRDRLRASNGERVVKHVNYYVESAVKSVGTNTSATDQPMETEEITDIEDLEL, encoded by the exons ATGAATCAACAGTCTATATTAATTAACTCAGAACAAAAATCGTACGAAATGTTTGCCGAACCAGTGCACT TCCCACTCGTGATtggaaatgaaacattcaTCATCACTTGGCAAGATCAGCGGAACATAATCGATCGGCGGAACTGGTTTTTGTCGCGTCCTCCCAATTCTACACCGACAGGTATCGAATGTCCAATGGGAGGAGACCAGACTGCTATGATCAACTATCAATCTCTGTTAGCACAAATATTGCACGAGCTGCGCGGGAACGATGCGGCTTTCGTATCAAACCTGCCGCCTGGTCAAAATATGGATGCTAGACAGTGCAAACCTTTTTGTTTCCACTACGAGAAGAAAACCGATACAGAGGATTTACCGTACTATCAAAACCGAGATCGTCTGCGAGCATCGAACGGAGAAAGGGTGGTGAAACATGTGAACTATTATGTCGAGTCTGCCGTTAAAAGCGTGGGCACAAATACGTCCGCCACGGATCAGCCAATGGAAACAGAAGAAATCACCGATATCGAAGATTTAGAGCTGTAG
- the LOC120949723 gene encoding zinc finger protein 771-like — protein sequence MQTCVSCRVKNNGMIAIYQHPNGLDEMFHSITDIKVQPEEYLCVPCYDDLKVAYRFKQRCIQNTAPRLSSRAKKTTHAPADQSVISSCTDVYTTYDKSVPESTINQNTENNSSNGRANTSNIAPEMSDPSPLPKIELCIENETIQQDDVEISEELIDPLQDEEDQPLANYIIGVIESATNDNAPKDKVGTDAAKEQIGDQTITAATQERGQTSSLLPKLHSLMCEYCFKEFTLLADKIEHTESHKSEAKPFKCVQEGCGRSFKDRVGLRSHVRIHSAVKRFGCRYCPRRFHTLGNQMAHERTHSGEKPFICPKCGKGFAEGGNLKNHIRFHTGERPYACNLCDKSYRTHYSRSVHMRSHTNERPYLCGDCGKGFYSSGKLTIHRRTHTGERPYECTSCTARFSETSSLRRHMVKKHLNK from the exons ATGCAAACCTGCGTATCGTGTAGAGTGAAAAATAATGGCATGATTGCTATTTATCAGCATCCAAATGGGTTGGATGAGATGTTTCACTCAATTACCGACATAAAG GTACAACCGGAAGAATATCTGTGTGTGCCGTGCTATGATGATTTGAAGGTAGCATATCGCTTCAAACAGAGATGCATTCAGAACACGGCACCACGGTTATCGTCTCGGGCTAAAAAGACGACACATGCTCCTGCAGACCAGAGCGTCATTAGTAGTTGTACGGATGTTTACACAACGTATGATAAATCTGTTCCGGAATCGACCATAAATCAAAATACagaaaacaacagcagcaatggCAGGGCGAACACGTCTAATATTGCACCGGAAATGTCAGATCCTTCGCCGCTTCCCAAGATAGAATTATGCATAGAAAATGAAACGATACAACAGGATGATGTTGAAATTAGCGAAGAACTCATTGACCCGCTACAAGACGAGGAAGATCAACCGTTAGCAAATTATATAATCGGGGTAATAGAAAGCGCAACTAATGACAATGCACCAAAAGACAAAGTGGGTACCGATGCCGCTAAAGAACAAATCGGCGACCAAACAATAACTGCAGCCACCCAAGAGAGGGGTCAAACCTCTTCTCTTCTACCGAAACTGCATAGCCTGATGTGTGAGTACTGTTTCAAAGAGTTTACCCTGCTGGCCGACAAGATCGAACATACCGAGTCGCACAAATCGGAAGCGAAACCATTCAAATGTGTGCAGGAAGGTTGCGGCAGATCATTTAAAGACCGCGTAGGTTTGCGATCGCACGTGCGCATCCATTCCGCCGTGAAGCGGTTCGGCTGTCGGTACTGCCCGAGGCGATTCCACACGCTGGGCAATCAGATGGCGCACGAGCGAACACACAGCGGGGAGAAGCCATTTATCTGTCCAAAGTGTGGCAAAGGCTTCGCGGAGGGAGGCAATCTCAAGAACCATATTCGCTTCCACACCGGCGAACGGCCGTACGCTTGCAATCTGTGCGACAAATCGTACAGAACGCACTACTCTCGATCGGTTCATATGCGCTCACATACCAACGAACGACCGTATCTGTGCGGTGACTGCGGGAAAGGGTTCTATTCGAGCGGCAAGCTGACCATCCACCGCCGGACGCACACTGGCGAACGGCCCTACGAATGTACGAGCTGTACGGCAAGGTTTTCCGAAACGTCCTCGCTTAGGCGACACATGgttaaaaaacacttaaataaGTGA